The following proteins are co-located in the Candidatus Tanganyikabacteria bacterium genome:
- a CDS encoding zinc carboxypeptidase: MKRLAGGLVALSFLTACSAAPWARLAGAAAGGAGARSEAGTQVTLAYKDRATLQRIADSAVDLEVVDTERRVARARVTRAQTAWLGTLGVSVQPDPQPVRLEAFDPSYHTYETLVRDMRALADAHPDICTLVDLGPTWETTKGKADRRVWGLHVKKGDASARPALAFIANQHSREIVTPEIALLLARKLVEGYGTDPEYTTFVDSRDIWIVPMVNPDGHARVVKGEDWRKNTDSDPVPGFGNVAAYGLGTDLNRNFPFHWGEKGASNDPENPTFRGRGPGSEPETQAISKLLQSRKFTFLMSYHSYSNLIMWPWGYSDAPPPDPRLPAIGKKLGALTGYRPQQSKDLYLTSGGITDFAFGQLGALAFTTEIGSWNDGFLPPHSRVAQFWKENEPAARYLLKTAAQPGQDL, encoded by the coding sequence GTGAAGAGGCTTGCCGGGGGCCTGGTCGCCCTGTCGTTCCTGACCGCGTGCTCGGCGGCGCCGTGGGCGCGCCTGGCGGGCGCGGCGGCCGGCGGCGCCGGAGCCCGCTCCGAAGCGGGAACCCAGGTGACGCTCGCCTACAAGGATCGCGCCACTCTGCAGCGCATCGCCGATTCGGCAGTAGACCTGGAGGTCGTCGATACCGAGCGCAGGGTGGCCCGCGCCAGAGTGACCCGCGCCCAGACGGCGTGGCTGGGCACTCTTGGCGTCAGCGTCCAGCCGGATCCCCAGCCGGTGCGGCTGGAAGCCTTCGACCCCAGTTACCATACCTACGAGACCCTGGTCCGGGACATGAGGGCCCTGGCGGACGCGCATCCCGACATCTGCACGCTCGTGGACCTGGGACCCACCTGGGAGACGACCAAGGGCAAGGCCGATCGGCGCGTCTGGGGCCTGCACGTCAAGAAGGGCGACGCCTCGGCCAGGCCGGCCCTCGCGTTCATCGCCAACCAGCACTCGCGGGAAATCGTCACCCCGGAAATCGCCCTGCTCCTGGCGCGAAAGCTCGTCGAGGGCTACGGGACCGACCCGGAGTACACGACCTTCGTCGACAGCCGCGATATCTGGATCGTCCCGATGGTCAACCCCGACGGGCACGCCCGGGTCGTCAAGGGCGAGGACTGGCGCAAGAACACCGACTCGGACCCGGTGCCCGGCTTCGGCAACGTCGCCGCCTACGGCCTGGGCACCGACCTCAACCGCAACTTCCCGTTCCACTGGGGCGAGAAGGGCGCGTCGAACGACCCGGAGAACCCCACCTTCCGGGGGCGTGGTCCCGGCTCGGAGCCGGAGACCCAGGCGATCTCGAAGCTTCTGCAATCCCGGAAGTTCACGTTTCTGATGTCCTACCACTCCTACAGCAACCTCATCATGTGGCCGTGGGGCTATTCCGACGCGCCGCCGCCGGATCCGCGCCTGCCCGCCATCGGCAAGAAACTCGGCGCCCTCACCGGTTACCGGCCGCAGCAGAGCAAGGACCTGTACCTGACGAGCGGCGGGATCACGGACTTCGCCTTCGGGCAACTCGGCGCGCTGGCCTTCACCACCGAGATCGGGTCCTGGAACGACGGCTTCCTGCCGCCGCATTCCCGGGTGGCGCAGTTCTGGAAAGAAAACGAGCCCGCCGCCCGCTACCTGTTGAAGACCGCCGCCCAGCCCGGCCAGGATCTCTAG